In one Mucilaginibacter ginsenosidivorax genomic region, the following are encoded:
- the hemF gene encoding oxygen-dependent coproporphyrinogen oxidase: protein MISKEQIAADYQQIQDEICAALELTDGQAKFEEEKWEREGGGGGRTRIIQNGNIFEKGGVNFSAVHGHLPDTMKRALQVDSDDFFATGVSIVIHPNHPMVPIIHMNIRYFEMPSSMSGDKPPVRWFGGGIDLTPHYVIDGDAKFFHTSLKNVCDSYYHDFYHRFKLWADDYFFIKHRQETRGIGGVFYDRLTANDELSWENIFDFSKALGRSFIPTYTELVNRNRNKSFTEDEQLWQYQRRSRYTEFNLVYDAGTKFGLETNGRIESILMSLPPTAKWVYNYQATPGSEEEKTLSLLKKGINWA, encoded by the coding sequence ATGATTAGCAAAGAACAAATAGCTGCAGACTACCAACAGATACAGGACGAGATATGTGCGGCGCTTGAACTGACAGATGGACAGGCTAAATTTGAAGAAGAAAAATGGGAGCGGGAAGGCGGCGGCGGCGGCCGTACGCGCATTATTCAAAATGGCAATATTTTTGAAAAGGGGGGCGTAAATTTTTCGGCCGTGCATGGCCATCTGCCCGATACCATGAAAAGGGCTTTGCAGGTAGACTCTGATGATTTTTTTGCGACGGGTGTGTCTATCGTGATTCATCCAAATCATCCAATGGTGCCCATCATCCACATGAACATCCGGTATTTTGAGATGCCATCATCTATGTCGGGCGATAAGCCACCTGTCCGGTGGTTTGGCGGCGGCATCGACCTTACACCGCACTATGTTATTGATGGGGATGCTAAGTTTTTCCATACCAGTTTAAAAAACGTTTGCGATAGCTATTATCATGATTTTTACCACCGGTTTAAACTTTGGGCCGATGATTATTTTTTTATCAAACACCGGCAAGAAACCCGGGGCATAGGCGGCGTTTTTTATGACAGGCTTACCGCCAATGATGAATTATCATGGGAAAATATTTTTGATTTTTCGAAAGCGTTAGGCCGTTCTTTTATCCCAACTTATACCGAGCTGGTAAACCGTAACCGCAATAAATCATTTACCGAAGATGAGCAATTGTGGCAATACCAGCGCCGCAGCCGCTATACCGAGTTTAACCTGGTTTATGATGCCGGCACCAAATTTGGGCTGGAAACCAATGGGCGTATCGAATCGATATTGATGAGCCTGCCGCCAACCGCCAAATGGGTGTATAACTACCAGGCAACGCCGGGCAGCGAGGAAGAAAAAACACTATCTTTACTAAAAAAAGGGATTAACTGGGCTTAA